GCCGTCGGCGAAGATGTGGAATGAATAACCCTGGTCGCTGTTCCAGTCGCGCACCATGCGGCTGATGCGGGCGCGATAGGTGCCGCGCGTGAGCGCCCGTTCGCCCCAGAGCGGCTCCCACGGTTCCAGGAAGGCGCGGCTGCGGCCGCGCAGATCCGCCCAGACGGCATAGTCCGCCATCAGTGGCGGGCGCAGATAAACATGTCTTCCGGTCAGCACCGGCGGTCTTGGCCGATAGACCGGTTCGAACAGGAACATGGATTGCCCTCGTCGACCGCCCAATCATCGTTCAGCGCGGTCAAGGCCGGCGCTGGATCCCGCTCAAGCCTGCAGGCGGCCGCGCAAAGATGCAAGATCCATGACGTTGCCGACCGGCCCCATGGCGGTGAGGGTCGGTGCCGAGGCAAGCAAGCGCCTGGCCACACGGGCGAGATCCGCCGGCCCCACCGCATCCACCTTGGCGACGATCTCGGCCGGGGTGTAGACGCGGTCATGGACCAGCAATTGCGAGGCGATATGCTCGCAGCGCGCGCTGGTCTTCTCACGCGCCATCAGGATGCCGGCCTTCAACTGTGCGCTGGCGCGGCAGCGTTCTTCTTCCGAAATATCGTGCGGCAGCTTCAAGAGCTCGTCACACACGATCGGCAGCAATTCCTTGGCCTCCTCGGCACCGGTCCCGGCATAGATCCCGAACAGGCCCGCATCGTGCCAGGCACTCGCAAAACTATGGATGCCGTAGACGAGGCCGCGCTTCTCGCGCACTTCCTGGAACAGGCGCGACGACATGCCGCCGCCGAACAATTGCGACAGCACGGCACTCGCATAATAATCGGGATCGTGGATGCCGATCCCCTCGAAGCCCAGCAGGATATGCGCCTGCTCCAGCTCGCGCTCATAACGTGATTCACCGCCCTGGTAGCTGGCTGGCTCCAGTGCCGCCGCATTGCCGCGCGGCAGGCTGTCGAAGGCTTTCAAGGCAAGGTCGACCAGGCGGGCATGTTCCAGCTTGCCCGCCGCCGCCAGCACCATATTGCCGGGCCGATAGCGGCTGGTCTGGTAGCGCGCGATAGCCTCGGCCTTTAGGCCTTCGATAATCTCGGCGCGGCCCAGCACCGGGCAGCCCATGCTCTGGTCGGGAAAGGCCGCTTCTTGAAAGTAGTCGAACACGATGTCGTCCGGCGTGTCCTCGGCCTGGCCGATCTCCTGCAGGATGACTCCGCGCTCGCGCTCCAGCTCGCCTGCGTCATAGGTCGAATGCTGCAGGATGTCGGCGATGATATCGACCGCCAGCGGCAGATCATTGCTCAGGACCTTGGCGTAATAGGCGGTCTGTTCGCGCCCGGTATAGGCATTGAGGACGCCACCCACATTCTCGATCTCGACCGCGATGTCGCGGGCCGAGCGGCGCCTGGTGCCTTTGAAAGCCATGTGTTCGAGGAGATGCGAGACGCCGTTCTCGGCCGCCTCTTCATGGCGCGTGCCAATGCCGACCCAGACACCCAGTGAGATGGTCTCGACCGAGGCCATCGCATCGGTGACGATGCGGAAACCATTGTCGAGCGTGGTGATCCTGACGCTGTCGTCGCTGTTCTCGGGGGTAGGAATGTCCACGAAGTCTGACCTGCTTATCTGTTATGCCCAAGCCTGGTATGGGCCAGCACATAGTCTTGCACCTTCCCGAGGTCGTTGGGTAGCTCGGAGAGGCGTTCCTTGCGATCGAGGAGGTCGGCCAGATGCGCAGGCAGGGCCGGCCGGATGCCCGTGGCCTTCTCGACCGCGTCCGGGAACTTCGCCGGATGCGCGGTGGCGAGCGCAATGGTCGGTATTCCATCCGACTTCTTGCCCTTGCGCTCTGCCAGAGCCGCCACGATGCCGATCGCCGAATGCGGATCGACCAGCATGCCGGTCTTTTTGTGGATGTCGCGCATGGCGGCAAGCGTCTCGCGGTCGTCGAGGCGGTGCGCCTTGAACAGCCTGGCGGTCCTGGCCCAGCCCTTCTT
This Rhodospirillaceae bacterium DNA region includes the following protein-coding sequences:
- a CDS encoding insulinase family protein — its product is MASVETISLGVWVGIGTRHEEAAENGVSHLLEHMAFKGTRRRSARDIAVEIENVGGVLNAYTGREQTAYYAKVLSNDLPLAVDIIADILQHSTYDAGELERERGVILQEIGQAEDTPDDIVFDYFQEAAFPDQSMGCPVLGRAEIIEGLKAEAIARYQTSRYRPGNMVLAAAGKLEHARLVDLALKAFDSLPRGNAAALEPASYQGGESRYERELEQAHILLGFEGIGIHDPDYYASAVLSQLFGGGMSSRLFQEVREKRGLVYGIHSFASAWHDAGLFGIYAGTGAEEAKELLPIVCDELLKLPHDISEEERCRASAQLKAGILMAREKTSARCEHIASQLLVHDRVYTPAEIVAKVDAVGPADLARVARRLLASAPTLTAMGPVGNVMDLASLRGRLQA